A portion of the Lysinibacillus timonensis genome contains these proteins:
- the rhaS gene encoding rhamnose ABC transporter substrate-binding protein, with translation MGKVKNVLILVTVLFLLAACGSTATESPATEGGASEGKAKYAFVFKNTGNPYGEKMYEGFEKAIGEAGGEVIYRSPDQPTAEGQIQIVEQLITQNVSAIAIAGNDNDALEPVLKKAMEKGIKVISVDSAVNANSRMLHVNQANPERIGRVQIQAVAEMINYEGQIAILSATSQATNQNLWIEWMQEELKDPKYENMELVKVAYGDDLRDKSVSETEALLKSYPDLKGIIAPTTVGIAAAGKVLTDKGLAGEVALTGLGLPSEMASYIENGVSPWMYLWNPIDVGYAAGYASVELVNGGKKGEIGESFEIGELGSFEVVEDGDGTQIMLGDPFKFDSSNIGEWKDVY, from the coding sequence ATGGGGAAGGTTAAAAACGTACTAATACTTGTAACTGTCTTGTTTCTACTAGCTGCATGTGGTAGCACAGCAACCGAAAGTCCGGCAACAGAAGGGGGAGCATCTGAGGGAAAGGCAAAATACGCTTTCGTATTTAAAAATACAGGAAACCCTTATGGTGAAAAAATGTATGAAGGATTTGAAAAAGCGATAGGTGAGGCTGGGGGCGAAGTAATTTATCGTTCACCAGATCAGCCAACAGCAGAAGGTCAGATTCAAATCGTTGAACAGTTAATCACGCAAAATGTAAGCGCAATTGCGATTGCCGGGAATGATAATGATGCATTGGAACCAGTGTTGAAAAAGGCGATGGAGAAAGGAATCAAAGTGATTTCTGTTGACTCAGCCGTTAACGCAAATAGTCGAATGCTTCACGTAAACCAAGCGAATCCAGAGAGAATTGGTCGTGTTCAGATTCAAGCTGTTGCAGAAATGATAAATTATGAAGGGCAAATTGCAATATTGAGCGCGACTTCTCAAGCAACTAATCAAAACCTATGGATAGAGTGGATGCAAGAAGAATTAAAGGATCCTAAATATGAAAATATGGAATTGGTAAAAGTTGCGTATGGGGATGATTTACGAGATAAGAGTGTTTCTGAAACAGAAGCATTATTAAAGTCGTATCCAGATTTAAAAGGGATTATTGCGCCAACAACTGTAGGTATTGCAGCTGCTGGTAAAGTCTTAACGGATAAAGGATTAGCAGGAGAAGTGGCTTTAACAGGTCTTGGATTACCTAGTGAGATGGCAAGTTATATTGAAAATGGTGTATCACCATGGATGTATTTATGGAATCCAATCGATGTAGGTTATGCCGCAGGTTATGCATCTGTTGAACTTGTTAATGGTGGTAAGAAAGGTGAGATTGGAGAGTCATTTGAAATCGGTGAACTAGGTTCATTTGAAGTAGTAGAAGATGGGGATGGGACTCAGATAATGCTAGGCGATCCATTTAAGTTTGATTCGTCTAATATTGGTGAATGGAAAGATGTTTATTAA
- a CDS encoding ABC transporter permease → MGHKSLIEEDYSPNSLASEKEFSLKSFFLQWEWLLIFILLLVFIVNSILSPYFLNTDSLLGATTTFLDKAYIVFPMAFIMIMRDIDISVGSTVALSSVVMATVYNSFGLPMEMAIIVCLLVGALCGLINGLLIVKFKELSAVIVTLGTMILFRGIAYIILEDQASGDFPEWFNYFGWGSIGNIPFILIAFIFVTILFAILLHKTTFGRNIYAIGSNPTASRFSGVSVDKIRVIVFVLAGLMAAVTAIFLASRMGSTRPNVATGYELEVITMAALGGISTVGGKGRIYGTFIAVFIIGFLQYGLGLINIPSQTLLIVIGALLILAVATPKIKLPKFLLRK, encoded by the coding sequence ATGGGTCATAAATCGCTTATAGAAGAAGATTATTCTCCAAATAGTTTAGCGAGTGAAAAAGAGTTTTCCTTAAAATCCTTCTTTTTACAATGGGAATGGCTATTAATTTTCATTCTCTTGTTAGTATTTATTGTTAACTCCATTCTTTCACCATATTTTTTAAATACAGATAGTTTGCTAGGCGCGACAACAACTTTTTTGGATAAGGCCTATATCGTTTTTCCAATGGCATTCATTATGATTATGCGTGATATTGATATTTCTGTCGGTTCGACTGTTGCCTTATCATCAGTAGTAATGGCAACAGTATATAATTCATTTGGTTTACCCATGGAGATGGCCATTATAGTTTGTTTACTAGTGGGAGCTCTTTGTGGTTTAATAAACGGCTTATTAATTGTTAAGTTCAAAGAATTATCTGCTGTAATTGTCACATTGGGAACTATGATCTTGTTTCGTGGTATCGCGTATATCATTTTAGAAGATCAAGCTTCGGGGGATTTTCCGGAATGGTTTAATTATTTTGGATGGGGAAGTATAGGGAATATTCCTTTTATATTAATAGCATTTATTTTTGTAACAATTCTTTTTGCAATATTGCTGCATAAAACAACGTTTGGGCGAAATATTTATGCAATTGGAAGCAATCCAACTGCAAGTCGTTTTTCCGGTGTTAGTGTAGATAAGATTAGAGTTATTGTTTTTGTATTAGCAGGATTAATGGCTGCCGTCACTGCAATTTTTCTTGCATCACGGATGGGGAGTACCCGGCCTAATGTGGCAACTGGTTATGAGTTAGAAGTTATTACGATGGCTGCGTTAGGGGGAATAAGTACTGTTGGAGGAAAAGGGCGTATTTACGGTACGTTTATAGCGGTATTTATTATAGGCTTTTTACAGTATGGCCTTGGTTTAATTAATATCCCATCACAGACGTTATTAATTGTTATCGGTGCTCTATTAATTTTGGCTGTTGCAACACCCAAAATTAAACTACCAAAATTTTTGCTACGTAAATAA